A region from the Helcococcus ovis genome encodes:
- a CDS encoding NCS2 family permease: MEKFFKLKENGTNIRTEIIAGITTFMTMAYILFVNPGMLKETGMNQQGIFVATALSAAVASIIMGLLAKYPFALAPGMGLNAYFTYTIVLKYGYTWNEALFIILMEGIIFILLSAVKFREVIFKSIPVTLKNSISVGIGFFIAFLGFQSAGLVKAGNGTLISVGDISSPITIVAVLGILITAILVARKVKGAILIGIIATTLIGIPFGITKTPANFSLISIPHGFQEVAFKIAIPKNILEQSFWISLFTLLFLDMFDTVGSLAGVASKTNMLDEDGNLPRVEKALFADAIGTTLGALLGTSTVTTFVESSAGVAEGGRTGLTAIVTGIFFLLSIIFSPLFLLVPAVATAPALIIVGFLMTSPLLKINWEDFTEGIPAFITIAAIPFTESISEGIVFGVLSYTIIKVFSGKYKEISPLVLVLSGLFLLRYLFLNA, encoded by the coding sequence GTGGAAAAGTTTTTTAAACTTAAAGAAAATGGTACGAATATCCGTACTGAAATAATCGCTGGTATCACTACATTCATGACAATGGCTTACATACTATTTGTAAACCCTGGCATGTTAAAAGAAACCGGGATGAATCAACAAGGAATATTTGTTGCAACAGCATTATCAGCAGCAGTTGCAAGTATTATAATGGGGCTTTTAGCAAAATATCCATTCGCATTAGCACCTGGTATGGGTCTTAATGCTTATTTTACATACACAATTGTATTAAAATATGGATATACTTGGAATGAAGCCCTATTTATTATTTTAATGGAAGGTATTATTTTTATTTTACTTTCAGCTGTAAAATTCAGGGAAGTAATCTTTAAATCAATTCCTGTAACATTAAAAAATTCAATTTCCGTTGGGATTGGGTTTTTTATTGCATTTCTAGGCTTCCAAAGTGCCGGTCTTGTAAAAGCAGGAAATGGGACATTGATTTCTGTAGGCGATATTTCTAGTCCAATTACTATTGTTGCAGTTTTAGGTATTTTAATCACAGCTATTTTAGTCGCAAGAAAAGTAAAAGGTGCTATTTTAATCGGTATTATCGCTACAACATTAATAGGAATTCCTTTTGGAATAACAAAAACACCTGCAAATTTCAGTCTTATAAGCATCCCTCATGGATTCCAAGAAGTTGCTTTTAAAATTGCAATACCTAAAAATATTTTAGAGCAATCATTTTGGATTTCATTATTTACATTGCTATTTTTAGATATGTTTGATACAGTTGGCTCACTAGCAGGTGTTGCTTCTAAAACAAATATGCTTGATGAAGATGGTAATTTACCAAGAGTTGAAAAAGCTCTTTTTGCAGATGCAATCGGTACAACATTAGGTGCTTTACTTGGTACTTCTACAGTTACAACATTTGTTGAATCATCAGCAGGTGTTGCCGAAGGTGGTAGAACAGGTTTAACAGCTATAGTAACAGGAATATTTTTCCTTTTATCAATTATTTTTAGTCCATTATTCTTACTTGTTCCTGCGGTTGCAACAGCTCCTGCACTAATTATTGTAGGATTTTTAATGACAAGCCCATTACTAAAAATTAATTGGGAAGATTTCACAGAAGGCATCCCTGCATTTATAACAATTGCAGCAATCCCTTTCACAGAATCAATTTCTGAAGGTATTGTATTTGGTGTGCTTTCATACACAATTATAAAAGTATTTTCAGGAAAATATAAAGAAATTAGTCCTCTTGTACTAGTATTATCAGGACTATTTTTATTAAGATATTTATTCTTAAATGCTTAA
- a CDS encoding THUMP domain-containing class I SAM-dependent RNA methyltransferase — MIDNYNIYISTVFGLESVVKKECEALGFKDLKVSNSKIEFVGSQRDIVKANLWLRSAERVYIKLLEFKALTFEDIYENVNNFDWENYLSENGKILVSGKSLKSKLYSISDNQAITKKAIINRLSKKYDKSWFDETDEEYKISISILNDIATVRLDTSGVGLHKRGYRTKQNEAPMKETLAAALIQISNWNKKSDFIDLFCGSGTIPIEAALIAKNIAPGISRSFDFINWKFFDKNIYKEEKINAYNSINDKDVKIIGFDIDKKAIEIAKENAVNAGVEEYIKFVVKDVKDVGLQNNFATVISNPPYGERIGEKEDLEKIYNAISKITKKYTTLSFYFITSDGDFERKINMKSDKKRKLYNGRIEVNYYQFYGPSILDLLGG; from the coding sequence ATGATAGATAATTATAATATTTACATCTCTACTGTATTTGGATTGGAATCAGTAGTTAAAAAAGAGTGTGAAGCTTTAGGATTCAAGGATTTAAAAGTTTCAAATAGTAAAATTGAATTTGTTGGAAGTCAAAGAGATATTGTAAAAGCTAATTTATGGCTTAGATCAGCAGAGAGAGTTTATATTAAACTTTTAGAATTTAAAGCATTAACATTTGAGGATATATATGAAAATGTAAATAACTTTGATTGGGAAAATTATCTTTCAGAAAATGGTAAAATACTTGTTTCAGGAAAATCTTTAAAATCAAAATTGTATTCTATTTCTGATAATCAGGCAATCACTAAAAAGGCGATTATTAATAGATTGTCAAAAAAATATGATAAATCATGGTTTGATGAAACAGATGAAGAGTATAAAATAAGTATTTCAATTTTGAATGATATTGCTACAGTTAGATTAGATACTTCAGGAGTAGGATTGCATAAAAGAGGATATAGAACTAAGCAAAATGAAGCTCCTATGAAAGAAACATTAGCTGCAGCTTTGATACAAATTTCAAATTGGAATAAAAAAAGTGATTTTATTGATTTGTTTTGTGGTTCAGGCACTATTCCTATAGAAGCAGCATTGATTGCAAAAAATATAGCTCCGGGAATATCAAGAAGTTTTGATTTTATTAATTGGAAGTTTTTTGATAAAAATATTTATAAAGAAGAAAAAATTAATGCGTATAATTCAATAAATGATAAAGATGTTAAAATTATAGGTTTTGATATAGATAAAAAGGCTATAGAAATAGCAAAAGAAAACGCAGTAAATGCAGGTGTGGAAGAATATATAAAATTTGTAGTAAAAGATGTTAAAGATGTGGGATTACAAAATAATTTTGCCACAGTAATTTCTAATCCTCCATATGGGGAGAGAATTGGAGAAAAAGAGGATTTAGAAAAGATATATAATGCAATATCTAAAATCACAAAAAAATACACTACACTATCATTTTATTTTATTACATCTGATGGAGATTTTGAACGCAAAATAAATATGAAATCAGATAAAAAAAGAAAGTTATATAATGGTCGGATAGAGGTTAATTATTATCAATTCTATGGACCTAGTATTTTAGATTTATTGGGAGGCTAA
- a CDS encoding PP2C family protein-serine/threonine phosphatase, giving the protein MKFEPKIENFTRYVQGANFRFLDAMEDLVRIRDHNGEILFENKSMRDLIENLIIKNKRRLISPQLFLELYEKRKQGKDLLKREVNIDGKLYSINASPIYNDIGDLEGYIEVFRDITSERNTTKQLYIANRKINEDIQMAKKIQKSILPKKKKYKNISFQFAHVPSDNLSGDVFDVIEITKNKFGIYIADVVGHGISASIMTMFIRQSMRSIVQEDENLSPSETIQELKSMFSQLNLDISQYFTIVYMVMDTDKKLLKYVNAGHNCAPILFNSSRLGFLQNCGYFISNLFENVKFNEKELYLNKGDKILIYTDGLTETTNYFGEFFGEDRLVKWIRKNRNEKQFVKKLINEVEIFRYNKQVDDIAILYLELI; this is encoded by the coding sequence ATGAAATTTGAGCCCAAAATAGAAAATTTTACAAGATATGTTCAAGGAGCAAACTTCAGGTTCTTGGATGCTATGGAAGATCTTGTAAGAATTAGAGACCATAATGGAGAAATTCTTTTTGAAAATAAATCAATGAGAGATTTAATAGAAAATCTTATTATTAAAAATAAAAGAAGATTAATATCGCCTCAACTTTTTTTAGAATTATATGAAAAAAGAAAACAAGGAAAAGATTTATTAAAAAGAGAAGTAAATATTGATGGTAAATTATATTCAATAAATGCATCCCCTATATATAATGATATTGGAGATTTAGAAGGATATATCGAAGTTTTTAGAGATATAACTTCTGAAAGAAATACAACAAAACAATTATATATTGCCAATAGAAAAATTAATGAAGATATCCAAATGGCGAAGAAGATTCAAAAAAGTATTCTTCCGAAGAAAAAAAAGTATAAAAATATTTCTTTTCAATTTGCACACGTTCCTTCTGATAATTTGTCAGGAGATGTATTTGATGTTATAGAGATAACTAAAAATAAGTTTGGTATATACATTGCTGACGTTGTTGGGCATGGTATTTCTGCATCAATAATGACTATGTTTATAAGACAGTCAATGAGAAGCATAGTTCAAGAAGATGAAAATTTAAGTCCTTCAGAAACTATACAAGAATTGAAAAGTATGTTTAGTCAGCTCAATTTGGATATTAGTCAGTATTTTACAATTGTATATATGGTTATGGATACTGATAAAAAATTATTAAAATATGTTAATGCAGGACACAATTGTGCACCTATTTTATTTAATTCTTCAAGATTAGGATTTTTACAAAATTGTGGATATTTTATATCTAATTTATTTGAAAATGTTAAATTTAATGAAAAAGAATTATATTTAAACAAAGGTGATAAAATATTAATATATACAGATGGTTTGACGGAAACTACAAATTATTTTGGAGAATTTTTTGGGGAAGATAGATTAGTAAAATGGATAAGAAAAAATCGCAATGAAAAACAATTTGTAAAAAAACTTATAAATGAAGTTGAAATTTTCAGATACAATAAACAAGTTGATGATATTGCGATATTATATTTAGAGTTAATTTAA
- a CDS encoding glucose-6-phosphate isomerase, which produces MKIDLSKAVLENKIEDIKEEVLRAQQILVEGEGEGSDFLGWLDLPINYDKEEFERIKNAAKRIRKNSDVLVAIGIGGSYLGAQAVLSALTNSYAKNKPEVIFVGNHLSSTEIVELKEYLRDKDFSINVISKSGTTTEPAIAFRIFKELLEEKYSEEEAKSRIFATTDKEKGALKTLATQKGYETFVVPDNVGGRFSVLTAVGLLPIAVAGIDIDALMQGAADYRKEVLDKEFEENDALKYVAMRNVLYREGKDIEILVAYEPKLKFFNEWWKQLEGESEGKDGKALFPASVIFTTDLHSLGQIIQEGKRNIFETVISVDTPKYDISIKSDEDNLDGLNYLVGKTVDEVNKVATKATVDAHVDGNVPNIVLHLEKIDEYNLGKMIYFFEYAIGVSGYVLEINPFNQPGVEKYKANMFKMLEKPGY; this is translated from the coding sequence ATGAAAATTGATTTAAGTAAAGCTGTTTTAGAAAATAAAATTGAAGATATAAAAGAAGAAGTATTAAGAGCTCAACAAATTTTGGTTGAAGGTGAAGGTGAGGGAAGTGATTTCTTAGGATGGTTAGATTTACCAATTAACTATGATAAAGAAGAATTTGAGAGAATAAAAAATGCTGCTAAAAGAATTAGAAAAAATTCTGATGTATTAGTAGCAATAGGGATTGGGGGATCATATCTAGGTGCACAAGCTGTACTTTCAGCATTAACAAATAGTTATGCAAAAAATAAACCAGAAGTAATATTTGTTGGTAATCATTTATCTTCTACAGAAATCGTAGAATTAAAGGAATATTTAAGGGACAAGGATTTTTCAATTAATGTAATCTCAAAATCCGGAACAACAACAGAACCGGCAATAGCATTTAGAATTTTTAAGGAATTATTGGAAGAAAAATATTCTGAAGAAGAAGCAAAAAGTAGAATTTTTGCTACAACAGATAAGGAAAAGGGGGCATTAAAAACATTAGCAACACAAAAGGGATACGAAACTTTTGTTGTGCCGGATAATGTTGGAGGAAGATTCTCAGTTTTAACAGCTGTAGGATTATTGCCAATTGCGGTTGCAGGAATTGACATTGATGCTCTAATGCAAGGGGCAGCTGATTATAGAAAAGAAGTTTTAGATAAAGAATTTGAAGAAAATGATGCGTTGAAATATGTTGCCATGAGAAATGTGTTATATAGAGAAGGAAAAGATATTGAAATTTTAGTAGCATATGAACCAAAATTAAAATTCTTCAATGAATGGTGGAAACAATTAGAAGGTGAATCAGAAGGAAAAGATGGAAAAGCATTATTCCCTGCAAGTGTAATATTTACAACTGATTTACATTCATTAGGACAAATTATTCAAGAAGGTAAAAGAAATATTTTTGAAACAGTAATTTCTGTAGATACGCCAAAATATGATATTAGCATTAAATCAGATGAAGATAATTTGGATGGACTAAATTATTTAGTAGGGAAGACGGTTGATGAAGTAAATAAAGTTGCAACAAAAGCTACAGTTGATGCTCATGTTGATGGTAATGTACCAAATATTGTATTACACTTAGAAAAGATTGATGAATACAATTTAGGAAAAATGATTTACTTCTTTGAATATGCAATAGGTGTATCTGGATACGTTTTAGAAATCAACCCATTTAACCAACCGGGAGTAGAAAAATATAAAGCAAATATGTTTAAGATGTTAGAAAAACCAGGATATTAA
- a CDS encoding phosphatidylglycerophosphatase A family protein, translating into MGKKSNLESQYKHSIEQLTQKTKEELLERGVTIDDIAEIVMKLQSPYIKDLSIEFCKYSINKVLEKREVVNAVLTGIQLDKLAEKDLIEEPILSVIKSDEGLYGIDEILPLSIVNLYGSIGLTNFGYLDKEKIGIIKKVDEAKAGAVNTFLDDIIAAIAAAAASRIAHSLREPNKKHYE; encoded by the coding sequence ATGGGAAAAAAAAGTAATTTAGAATCACAATATAAGCATTCAATTGAACAATTAACTCAAAAAACTAAGGAAGAACTTTTAGAAAGAGGAGTAACTATTGATGACATAGCAGAAATAGTTATGAAACTTCAAAGTCCATATATAAAGGATTTGTCTATTGAATTTTGTAAATATTCAATTAATAAAGTATTAGAAAAAAGAGAAGTAGTAAATGCGGTTTTAACAGGAATACAATTAGATAAATTAGCAGAAAAAGATTTAATTGAAGAGCCTATTTTGAGTGTTATTAAGTCAGATGAAGGTTTATATGGAATAGATGAAATCCTTCCTTTATCAATTGTAAATTTATATGGGTCAATTGGATTAACGAATTTTGGATATTTGGATAAAGAAAAAATCGGAATAATCAAAAAAGTTGACGAAGCAAAAGCTGGAGCTGTAAATACGTTTTTAGATGATATAATTGCTGCTATAGCAGCAGCTGCAGCTTCAAGGATTGCCCATAGTTTAAGAGAACCAAATAAAAAGCATTATGAGTAA
- a CDS encoding ribonuclease H1 domain-containing protein, with translation MSKKYYAVRVGRKTGIFSTWDECSKQVIGFKGAIYKSFLTKEAAQNFVGNIEKVEISKDSIKDNEIIAYVDGSYNISTGEFGYGVILLDNHQEITFNKVIYDDELKNQRNVAGEVFGSMAAIGKAIELKKSKIYIHFDYMGIKAWAIGEWKTNIQLTKDYKKFIDEKSSLIDIEFIKVKAHSNNKYNDIADRLAKNAVGIK, from the coding sequence ATGAGTAAGAAATATTACGCAGTTAGAGTTGGTAGAAAAACGGGTATTTTTTCTACTTGGGACGAATGTTCAAAACAAGTTATAGGATTTAAGGGTGCAATTTATAAAAGTTTTTTAACAAAAGAGGCAGCTCAAAATTTTGTTGGAAATATTGAAAAAGTAGAAATCTCAAAAGATTCAATTAAAGATAATGAGATAATAGCTTATGTAGACGGGTCTTATAATATAAGTACCGGAGAATTTGGATATGGAGTAATTTTGCTTGATAACCATCAAGAAATTACTTTTAATAAAGTAATTTATGATGATGAATTAAAAAATCAACGTAATGTAGCAGGCGAAGTATTTGGTTCAATGGCTGCTATAGGCAAAGCTATAGAACTAAAAAAATCTAAGATATATATTCATTTCGATTATATGGGTATAAAAGCATGGGCTATAGGAGAATGGAAAACAAATATTCAACTTACAAAGGATTATAAAAAATTTATAGATGAAAAATCTTCTTTAATAGATATTGAATTTATAAAAGTAAAAGCTCATTCAAATAACAAATATAATGACATAGCTGATAGACTAGCGAAAAATGCGGTTGGTATAAAATAA
- the mscL gene encoding large conductance mechanosensitive channel protein MscL — MLKEFKEFINKGNVLGLGVAVVMAGAFGAVVKALVDNLIMPLVGALTAGIDFSKLQITIAGVTFMIGNFINAVITFFIVSFVMFVIVKAYNKTQKPKEEAPAAPSKEEVLLTEIRDLLKNK; from the coding sequence ATGTTAAAAGAATTTAAGGAATTTATAAATAAAGGTAATGTTTTAGGATTAGGAGTTGCTGTAGTCATGGCTGGTGCTTTTGGAGCAGTAGTTAAAGCTTTAGTAGATAACTTAATCATGCCTTTAGTAGGTGCTTTAACAGCAGGTATTGATTTTTCAAAATTACAAATTACTATAGCAGGCGTTACATTTATGATTGGTAATTTTATTAATGCAGTTATTACATTCTTTATAGTATCATTTGTGATGTTTGTAATAGTTAAAGCTTATAACAAAACTCAAAAACCAAAAGAAGAAGCTCCAGCAGCTCCTTCAAAAGAAGAAGTTTTATTAACTGAAATTAGAGATTTATTAAAAAATAAATAA
- a CDS encoding aminoglycoside 6-adenylyltransferase encodes MKENNISVISKKLHEIEEIRSLVNISSKSEVVYKYVFGVTDFEKIDLYIKVFTNENDIVISKLNNYFVNEYEVISYKFINNTKNIIELTFVNNNNIFEYLSGNEKNMIVFDKDRVFKDLSEQKSNSNWIMPKEDEFIEEIIQFLFNLSEIALCYKKKNYIKVSLLKNDLLDNLIYMLNCYISLKYNNHVIVNQYGNGLRDYLEEQKFNEFEYIVLESSRDDIWTIIFKSAQLYRTIGLYISEKLKYTYPKREDVKIMNILREIYKEEQ; translated from the coding sequence ATGAAAGAAAATAATATATCAGTAATTTCAAAAAAATTACATGAAATTGAAGAAATAAGAAGTTTAGTTAATATATCTTCTAAAAGTGAAGTAGTATATAAATATGTTTTCGGTGTGACTGATTTTGAAAAAATAGATTTATATATTAAGGTTTTTACAAATGAAAATGATATTGTGATTAGTAAGCTTAATAACTATTTTGTGAATGAATATGAAGTTATATCTTATAAGTTTATTAATAATACAAAAAATATCATAGAATTAACTTTTGTGAACAATAATAATATATTTGAATATTTATCAGGTAATGAAAAAAATATGATAGTTTTTGATAAAGATAGAGTTTTTAAAGATTTATCTGAGCAAAAATCAAATAGTAATTGGATAATGCCTAAAGAGGATGAATTTATTGAGGAAATTATACAATTTTTATTTAATCTTTCTGAAATAGCGTTATGTTATAAGAAAAAAAATTATATAAAAGTAAGTTTATTAAAGAATGATTTATTGGATAATTTAATTTATATGTTAAATTGTTATATATCTTTAAAATATAATAATCATGTGATAGTTAATCAATATGGAAATGGACTTAGAGATTATTTAGAAGAACAAAAATTTAATGAATTTGAGTATATTGTTTTGGAAAGTTCAAGAGATGATATATGGACAATAATTTTTAAATCTGCTCAGTTGTATAGAACTATTGGTCTATATATATCTGAAAAATTAAAATATACATATCCTAAAAGAGAAGATGTTAAAATAATGAATATTTTAAGAGAAATTTATAAGGAAGAACAATGA